The sequence GTTCTCTCTGTTTGGCtcatcatttgtatgggattacgtaacagagagagcgctatactaacttatccGCGGAATgcagttagtatagcgctctctctgtttagctcatcatttgtatgggattacgtaacagactTACTTCACTCCGCGGATAGGGTATAGCAGCGACTTTTGTAGCGGATTGTACATTTACGTGGATTGCCGATAGTCACGTAGTAGTTGGTAAAGCGGCTCGTATTTCCACTCCGTACCAACTCGGAGTTGTCTTACGTACCTACATGATATCCTCAACGACCGCAATAAAATCGCTATTTATAACCGTAATAAACACTTAGTAATATTAGCTTTAATTCGAGTATTTTGGTATGATATCGgttacttttgcatttttatatcTCTAAGGAACTGATAAAATTGCATGGAAATAATTGGATGCCAACAAGATAGAAtaatgatttgttatgattatgatgataatatagaTTTGATCGCAGTGGCGTGCGTAAGATTAGAAGCTAGGGCTTAAAGCATCGGTTCAGTAGGTGCCTATTTACTGACAagtcataatgaaaaataagcaTTGACCTATTTTAACTAAGTAGGGTAAGTAGTGGTTTTATAACCTGCACGCCACTGGATACTTTTTGAGAAGAGTGATTGATGAGTTTcttgccagttttttttttcagtagaatctgctttccgttCTGGACCAGTGATAGTTCGACAATCATAAGCGACTGTTAGGTAGaccaattttataataaaataagtaaattaatgtATTCAAAATACTCTCCTATAGACAGTAAAGGTCAAATtgaatttttcttatttaaccTTTCTACAACTTTCAAATATAAGGCATATTATATAAGTTTTCTACCAGTAGAGGCATAAAAGTACTGCTTACCCTAGAAGGTAGCTCGTAGTAGGTGGTAGTAGTAGGTGGTAGGCTCGGTGCTCATTTTTTATCATGACCTGTCAATAAATAAGTACCAACTACCAACCTAAttaatgcttaccctggctttgAACCCTGCTAGCCACTGCTCGTACGTAACTAAAGACACTGATACCtacaaatatgtataataaattgaagtaagtaggtaggtagataccttaTTATGTATAAGGTGTGGTAAATTGAAGATGCAAATAGGGTTACCACCATTAAACTATAGTGGTAATAACTACTTACCTAGTAACTATTCAACTGAAGTTGTATCTGGGATACCCAATAGGTAAAATTAGTCGTATTGCGTCAGTAGCCTgagtatacaataataaatgCGACCCAATATTGGTTATATTACATGTGTTTGTTATAATTCAGCAGAAATACCGTCCCGATCCTGATTAGCCTAGAAATGAGCGCTTTGTCAAAAGCCAAACCTAGGCTTTTGCTTGACGAATTTTTGATACCTACGTCATACAGAAGTGAGGGCCTGAGCCAATCGTACTACGCCTGAGCCATTTCGGGTAGGGAGAATAGACTAGAAGTTTACTACAAAATACTGAACAAGGAAAAACTGATTTTTGTCAACCCTACGATTTAAGAGGCATGTAATTGTAATACGCGATTCGATTCAATAACACAAAGGCGCGGTTACGTTTCTCGCGTATAAATTAGGGGATGATATTAATCAGGATAACGTAACAGCCTCCACTTAACGACATTACACGGGAAAATAGATGACTGTTCTAATTAAGAGGAAATTAGCATGCGTGTAGATAAGTCGATCTTTGTGTTATACAGGACACAATAGTAAATCGGCTTTAAATCTATTTTGGTATAAGTTCGAACATCGCCTCTTGATATCATTATAAGCCAAAGGAAAGCCTGCTACTTTAAAGGAATCCATCTCTTTGTTTTCTCATAGAAATGATAAATATGAGCGATTATTTTctcaatacaaaaatattataatatttctatacctatttaaatctttaatacccgacccaaaaagaggggtgttataagcttgacgtgtgtatttgtgtatctgcctgtggcatcgtagctcctaaactaatgaaccaatttttttttttttgtttgaaaggtggcttgatcgagagtgttcttagctataatccaagaaaatcggttaaccttcacttgtcgggggttataaatttttaatttacacttgttgtaactgttctttaaattacataattaaattatcaATTGTGATTTGAAAAATCAGATCTTATGCGCTAAGTACTCGTACCTAATTAGACAGAAAAGAATATTTGAAATAAAGAATTCTCAATTGTTATTcgtgttataacttataatgaAGAAAGAAATTAACGCCAGATAAGATAAAATTAGCGTGCCGTCAAGGGGGAGCACGGAGATAGCCAAATATATTAAGGGCGCTCTAAAGGCTGAGGATTCTTACCTGAAAGCCTGCGTGGAAAACAAGCCCAACGAGTCTCGGCGGGACTCTTGTAAACCGCTGTACTTTGTTTATCTTCGTCGTAAAGCTTTTGTTCTCCACCTCGATACGATACTtaccatattttaatatttctcgCTTTGTTTCCTAAAATATTATCAAGAAACATCGACTGTTAGTTGGTACCTATAAATGTATTCACTGAACAAGCATCGCTAGGCGGCTAGGCCAAATAAActgccaaaaaataataaatatttttgagaaTTGCTGTACCTTCTAAAAAATCTTTAGGTTAGGTTCTGTGGACTTAGGAAATTGGATAAAATGTGAGATagtccatattaatattatatgattAGGCAAGattggtttgtttgtttgtgacCGATAAACTCTGAATCTACTGAATCGATTTCAATCATTCTTTACCCATTAGAAAGCTATTTTATACAGAGCGTAGGTACGAATGCGGGCAAAAGctataacaaaattaattatataattagttaaagcaataacaaaattaattactatatAACTAATTATTGCTAACTAATTAATAGCTAATTAATTGTATAATTTTTGAAACTTACGGAATCGATAGATGGAAGAGGGTCAACTAACCAAAACACATTTAGGTAtagtttagattttttattgttaattgAGGCTATTACTAATGAGTTTTATTTAACTGGCTTATATTTAATAGAAAGTTGCAATAAATACTAAATTTTTCCACGTAGTTTACAAGCAGGTagattttatttaggtaggtataatgcgtATAAGGGCACTttatgcaattattattatatataactaCAAATATCTTttacaacaaataaaaactCCTGCTTgcattttaagggttccgtaagtactcaaaaagaaaaaaggaactcttataggatcacttcgtcgtccgtctgtctgttaagacCCTTTTATAGCCCAACGTCTTACGGCATTAATAAAGTGAAAATTCCGAAAACCATAACTTCGTATTCATATCTCATTAAAAGTTGcaattatatacttatatttgCAGTTGGAGATGATTTAAGCATTGAAATAATTACACGTGGGATACGTGGTGCCaaagcacggaaccctcagtgtgcgcgtccgactcgcacttagccgtttttttatttaccatcAAATGATGGAGGAGCTCCAAGATGTAAGCCACAGTCAACTTCGTGGCGGCTGCCGGTGATGCAACTGGCATGATCGCTGGCTAGGAAAACAACCATTTTCGCTACATCCTCACTGAAAGCACATTTCTTCAAAGGCATTGAAGCAGCCATCCCTGAGTATAGACCCTTATTGCTTTCTTCATCAAACCCGGCCCGCTTAAACAACTCCGTCTCAACGGGGCCTGGGTTCACGGAGTTCACTCTCACTCCTTTACATGCAAGTTCTAACGCAGCACATTTCATAAACATGTCAAGTGCGGCTTTCGTCATGCAATACGGCGTCATAGTTGGTATCGGGACGGTGGAAACTATACTAGATACATTAACGATGTTTCCTTTAGTTTCAATCAGGTGTGGTATGGCTTGCTGACTTAAAAGATACGGACCTCGAATATTCGTAGCGGTTAAAAGATCAAAATTCGTGATATCATCCATGACTCCAGCCATTCTCGTGATTCCCGCGTTGTTCACTAAAACATCCAGTCTTCCGTATTTGTTTATAGTTTCATTGATGATGCGTGCGATGTTTTCTTCTACGCTTATATCCGCGATGATAATTAGTGGTTTGATTCCGCTCGCTTGCTCGCACTGGTCCGCGACACTTTTAAGGTTCTCTACATTTCGACCCACTAACGCTAACTCGGCAGATAAGTTCGCGAAATGTAGCGCACAGGACGCGCCGATGCCAGAGCTTGCTCCGGTGATGAGCACTACTTTACCGGTGAAGTCCATTCTGATCGGTAGTTTGTATCTTACTGATTCATTAAAGGACAGACCGGTTATAAAGCGGTGAATATGCAAACACAGAGCACTTGAGCCACAGAGCTATCGTAATTATCCAATTGATTAATTTATAAAACGTGTTTCCCAATTGATTAATCTACGAAATCTAagaaatgtattttatagattaattaattgaaaaattactaagtatataaattaatatataaaatatatgtcGAATTAACGAACATCGCTCACAGCTTAATTTGCATAATTAACTTGTTTTACTGACTGTTACAGGTACCTACAGTCTTTGattcatattttaattattttttaaaattcatatagAAATATTCCGATCTGCTAGAAAGTGGCAACGTAGTCCAAAATAGAAGCAGGATGTGCAGTTTTTCTAtctggcagtttttattaaattcggTATATATATCTACGGGACATTGTCCCAAAAAAGCGGTAGGTAGTGTACATCTTTGCCGTTAGGGTTATACTTGTAACTAGCCACCGCCGAAGCCTTCCATTAACCTAGATCTGACCCAATTTAGAAAGCGTAAATTCCCAACTACTTACtactgccgggaatcgaacccactTATGAGAGTGAAGTTGATGAAAGGTGTTCAGGCTAATGAGATCGATCCATTaacgataggtacctacgtgaacAGAACAAATGAACACCTACTAGGAATAAGCTGATTCCAGTTccatgggtaggtaggtatggtatgtagaataaaaacaaatacattTAGATACTTTTATTGTAATCATATCGGTACCTATGCAAATAACGACATGTaagaagcaattaaatatatgtACAGTTTACTATGTACACTGAGATCTACATAGAAGCTCCCTAATTTTGGCACTTGCTTTACATAAACGTTTTTACCTAATATAACTGAGAATTCTTATAAATTAAATGTTGACATATTCATTCTTGAGTCTTGAGTCttgactaaataaatataataataattcaataaataatagtaggtaattcaATAAAgacattgcaatttttttatatacctaacctTTATCGTCGTTGGTAAACAATTACTTgtaataattagtattaataaataatatgcaaTGTGAAACCATTTGAAAAGTAGGCAATAACTATTAGTAAGTAACTTCAATTCGATTCTTTGATCGATTACCTAATGTGAAAATGAAAGTAGGGAATCTTAATAATATTTGTTCGGCTaatatgttgaaaaaaaaaattattatcattaattcATGTACACTTAAGAAATCTAATCTAATTGCAATTAATCGGAGTAGATAAATAAAGAAGTCGTATTATCCTatttaaaaactgtttttatgTTTATCTATGGCtgtttaaattgttttaattataatgtaatagATGTTAACCATAGTGACGCACTATTTAAAGTAACATAAAACACCGTGACTGTAACGTCAgacgtaggtaagtaaatactaaatacataGTATATCTATTATAGGTTAGTAGTTAGCAGTACCTCAACTTGCCTGGAAGTTTAAACAACATTTTTACATGAGTTTTTTTCGatgcaagtaggtatataatatgtactttaatatttaagaaaagaTAAATATAAAGAAACCTTCGCGGCGAAACGCGTATGCGACGCGATTCGCCGGCGACTGACTCCAGAAGTTAGGATTTTCAGTCATATCATAGATTATAGAATACCAAATAATACATAGTGACTGTTTACATAAATAAAGTCTACCATACCTCTTGATtcacattaattaatttatgtgaTTTCATAATTTCGATAATTTCATCCATCCAGTTGTTTCATCTAAAGTAATTAACTTATATTAGCCAGATTACCTGTAAATAATTATTGCCtactaacattttattttcacaaaaatatataagcagtttatgtaaaaactaaaactaaagaactaaattaaacgTGAATAATGTTAAAACGTATATATTCTAATTCTAAACAGAAATCGAtgattaaaaatatcacaaCCAACTTTCTTATAAATAAGTCCTACAGCAATTAAAGTAGGtaacaaaaagaattttataGCTTACTGAAAGTAAGCTATCATTTTGTTAATTAGATAATCCAAACTCCAAGCCTAATAATAGTGTACACCTAATTAGCTAAGAATGCTTGCTCCTTGTTTGCTTGCTTTTCCATTTTAATTAAGAGCTGTCccaagatagatagatagatggaaAAACTTTATTGCCCAGAAAACAAGAATATACATAAGGAAACAACATTGTGTGCAAAGCTTACCTTCCAGCAGGCAACCTTTGATGAGAGGGAGAGACAGGTATGTTGGATAGTACAATACATACATTATAGTCTTCTTTCAAGACTAAGATACTGATTCTATGGATGAACGTAAGAGTAGTATATTTTATGTCAGCCTGACTGGGACTACCTACTAGGAGCACTGATTATAACTATTTTTGCCAATAaagtacaagtataaattactgacaaagtacctaagtattaaaGAACGCGAggattttttatgttttatatttCACGTTTTTCATAGAACTCTTAGTGAGTAATCTAAAGCTATATGGAGCAATCCAAAATCTCCTAGCTTTGTACAAAATCATGTGTATAAACACTGGAGGGAGTGCGATACTGGACGTTTGTTTCTTAGATCGATACTTActtgattttatattttatttttattacaaaatatcgGACTTATTagcttaatatttaataaactaCTTTTAACTTTTATGGTTAATTCAGATCTTTTAGattaacttaattattataattaatttgagATAATTATTGCATGTATGGAGTAGAATGCAAGTGAAGAAATTTATTTGTGCAATAAGTGGCATGGGTATGGCATTGTGGTGCTAtaagaatttttttctttttgttaggCAAACATTAAATGGTAATTATATGTGAGTATCTACAGCTCATAGAAATGCATGCAGATCGAAGAAAGTATCTAGGTATTAAATATGAGTTGAAATGATTTTCGATAGACATTGTTACTTATGTCTATTTTTTAGGACATTTTTGGTACTTAAATACTAGTTTAAGAATTAACGCTTACGctaataatcaatatttttctttgatacaAAATCGCCGACGCTTAGGTGGTGCGCACTTTGACAATAGATATAGACTAAAAAATTATCGTCTATTGCGTTATAATAGTACTGGAGTTGGTGTCAATTTGGCCAATTTGTATTATGTTGTCAAATCGTGATAATCTTCTGTCGCATGTCGAGAATATGACCTTACAACAGGAGGTGCAAGAGTCACAAAATCTGTAAGATGTGCATGATAGGCATTTTCCATTGCTGTAAAAATTACACCAGTAAAAAATTCGTTTTTTTCATTGGTGTTGAGGCCACGTGCATTCTCAGTAATGCGTAGTGTTCACACGTAACACATCTTGTGCCTCTTGTAAGTAGTGTTGTTTCACCATCATAAATTGCAGATGTGCGTCAACTCCGTGTTAAGTTCCTTtacctaaaaattaaagaatctaTATCCTGATGATCCATGCTTGCCTTATTGTTTTCTCTATCAAAACGTTTTGGAGCTAGCATACCTCGCTCACAGCCATTTCATTATGAACCTCGATCCACTAAAGTACTCCAACGAGCAGTTCCATCCAATATTTACATAGAACATTTCTTACTGACATTTCCTACTAAGTCCAGGTACGTTCGACTCCCGATACGTTTATTTTAGTCGACGTCTTGGGGCTGCGACAAGGGGGAGCATTGAACGAAatacataggtaagtattagAATGGCTATTTCAAACTGAAATCGTCGTCTATGAAGATGTCAAAATTTTACGGCACTGAACATCAAGTTGTAcctaagaagaaaaaaaaaattcggaaAGGTTCGTCTTGTTGGTTACCTAAGCtattttattagttactagaggatgcccgcgacttcgttcgcgtggatttaggtttttaaaaatcccgtgggaactgtttgattttccgggatgccCATGTCAATTACACGGACGCAATccacctcggtaccaaatttcatacaaatcggttaagaggatgggtttttaggaatctcgtggcaactcattaattttccgcgataaaaagtagcccttgtccatccccgggatataggcgaaccctataccaaatttcgtcagaatcggttaaactgaagacagacagacatagagacagacacactttcgcatttataatattagtatggattacatagAGGTCGTTGGGGGAAAGGCTTACAAAGGGTTTTCTCTAATCTTCTGTTCAGACCCACCCAAGAAAAATGTTGCACTCAGGTCCACAAAGGAATCAGCGTACCGAACACTTAGGcagtcataatataatatgggcAACTTGAGCAGTTAGTCATTGAacaaggtaagtaggtacctacacgaaCCGTTCGAGTCACTGAGAAGGGATTATGTTCGAGTAGTCACAGTCAACTGATCAAGCAGTCTCGAATATGGCATTGAAAACAAGGTTGCAATTAGATATGCAGTTGCAGCTTGTAGTAAGTTATAGCGGTTGTAACTCCTCCAATAATACTCCTCTgctctaaataatatttaactgtCGCTGCCCCTACCGACTACACTTAAATTACTTGAAATCAGTTACGTACACGCATATGTGTATAAGTAATGAAAAAATCCCAAAACATTGGAATCATTtctaaaaaactaatttaacatacgtatttattattatttggaataatattatttaagtacttatagttTCAATTATGACAGGTTTATTTCTGTTAAAAACGGTTTAAAAAGTTATctaaaacaaactaaataataatacaaaatcCTTGACCTAAACAGACCTAAACTGAAATTTTaaggtagatagataggtatgCACGAAATTAGatcatatattttaattatcGAATTCGACCAATATTTTGGTATTGttctttacaataataatacttaaaataattaatcagcttttactaataatattattataatttacaaattgtaTACGTACACTCTTATACATACACGGTTGTGTGACAGCAATATATCAAGTATAAACCATGTGTGTAAAGTTTTATTAGAAAGACTGactaattagtaggtattatatacttaaatataaactacataataaaataaattgcaatCAACGATTAATGGACTTTTAATCTACgaatttattatacttagtttaCAAAAATACCTCGTACTATCACTACTACACTACAATGAACTATGAAGCAAGTTCTctactttattaaaattaaatgtttgaTACGATGTAAATTTATCCTACTACCAgtaaatttacttaaaactagatTTCCTCAGAGAATGACTAGAAAATAATAAGCATCAAACAATAGACCATTCTTAAAATCACAATATCGCTTGGCAATATACTTAGGTCTAAACTATCCATAACAATTTGAGATCATAAAATCACTTATACAGAATCTAATTCTACACAGCAAGTTTAcccaatttattcatagtttatcatgaCGATCTTATATTAAAATAGGAATcataaattgtttaaaaacctTGTAttctttgacaaaaaaaaaatgggataGTTACAATCTTAACTGTTTGTAGAACACTGTTTAccgtaggtaattattattaatcttttaTAAGGAAAATGTAACGAAAATGAGattaaaatcaaaacaataGTCAACAGTTTCAGacaaatcgttttttcataaatacgaattttattaaattaaattgcagCACTAAACAGTTTTTGTTAAGCCTGGAACACACAACGTACGACGGAAACTAGCAACGTCGCAGCGTCATGGCACTACAATTCTTCGTATCAGATAAAATGTCTTAGAGCTGCAGCTGTTATATGTTCACCGTCGCGTTATGTTTCGACGCTCCAACCGAATGAAATACCTAATcgaaataaatcaattttacaGGAGATTAAAAAAATCGGACTAGTAATTTACCTTGTCCTTACCAAATCCGTGCTggagttacataatatattgtataaatacttattttcgGTTGTTTTGATTTGGTGTAAGAATTGACTTTTTCCGATTACGTCTTTATTCAGTTGGGGCCTCGGTTTGTTTCGGCCTTTATTAAAGTCTATGCGTTTTTCAGATGGTGTGACTCGTGATCGCAGCGGCGCAGGACGGCAAAGTGGGTAACTTGGAAGCTGTTGGTGGAGCGACTTCCTCGCTCCAGGGTGCCGGTCATCGTataccccatgttgaaatccgCTTGAGTTACGTTCGTTGTGAGATAAAGCTGTGGACAAACAGACCCGttaataaaagtacttatttaacataaggattttgtttatatttactaTCCTTTCTACCCTTTCTCTTTCTTACCCTTACACTAACCCTTTTTAGTAGGGAGTGATGACTGATTCTAAGatagaagcaggctaacctgaaAAGCGTATCATCAGTATCATCAAGCCCTCGCTaattcactactgagcacgggcctctcagaatgagaagggtttggctatagcctcccacgctggccgagttcggattggcagacttcacatgtCTTTCataacattacggagaactatcaggcatgccgcttcttcacgatgttttccttcattgtaAAAGCTTGCTTAAAACAATCCGAACATGTTGGGAGTTTTAAACATACTTTCCTGCCTTGAACAGAAAAAGAATGTACAAAAATTGATCAACTTGGTTTACGGACACAAATGTTTGTGGGATGGGGAACAAGCCATAGACCCCTAAATTGCCCCTAAATTACTTGATTAATTGAGACGAACCTTTTCGAGCACAAACTTGTTTGGTCAGACTTTAAAGGtcaaaaagataataatattcttatttatatTGTCATTGTCTACCTGACTGCACCGTATAAATACCACAAGATAAATCTGCAACGACCTTGTATGTTATTTCTCATGTtacatgtacctatataaatgtTTGTAAAACCAGCGAGAAACCGCGAACTTGGCACCCTTGTGTGGTCGCCATGCAATCTACGCGTTCGAAACGTTTTTGTTCAACGTTTCTAACACGAACCGTTAAGGTTTGAAATGCCTTTCCCACGTCCATGTTTTTTGCCACGTATAACCTAACCAAAGTTACAGTTAAGAGTGAATTATGGGTATCTTCTTCAACCTAGACCTCAACATCTTTATTAAGCAAGATTGTCGTCAAACGCAAACctatctcacaataaaaaaagatttattccTTTTGTTTGCCCTCACTGTCCTTTATATGGATGGTTGGACTGACGTCTTTTATAGACTGAAAATAGTCGTAACTTAACAAGTTTAACGTGTAGAAGGTACAAAACTGCTGGCTTATTCGAATTTTTTAGTAATAAACTATGACTCAGTTTATTGGCACATAAAACGGCAATGTTACAGCGCTCTTTCGTGAGCTCCAACTATTAACGTTGCAAGACGTTAAATTAGAGATAGGCAAATATTAATTAGGCTAAGTGCGACTTCATTGGTGGAAGTAATGGGAGCACTAAATCTGGGTCTGGCGTGCCTGGTTCATATTCACAGGATCagagtgagtaggtacctactgacacAGTATACTAAAGCCTGGTTTTACGCGGCAATAATACCACACTTTTTTggataaagcggaatttacattacgaaattagtggcactaAAGTAGTTTCACGACATTGATTCCagtatcaattgcacgtgtaaacgtctcaTTTCGTAATACATGCATCCGctatgtaaattccgcttaaaggTCATTGCTCATTAGTCATACGGTCATTATGTCAACTCCGAGCGAGGCGATTCGCCGACGTTACGGAGTTGATGTAAGTTGTAAGTAGTTAGCGATATATACCATAGAATTCGATACAAAGAATACTAACCGCGGGAGTCGAGGCGGTACAGGTCGGGTGCCAggtggctctaatgagctatAATCTTCAATCTTACTTAGTACGTAGTGGTGAATAGTGCATACTCTGAGTTGTAAGCATCACTCAGAAAAAAAGAGGTAGGTATACCAGAAATGTTTTAAAGTATCTGGAAGTAATAAACAGATTCTTGATACTTTTTAAATAAGGCTTCTTGGCGCCAGCTACACTGCACTGTAACTTAAATGACACTTTGAAGCCTGAAGGCCACCCGGAAATACGCGATGCCTCGCTTACTACTCGATTTTCTCCGAATAATGTATTTTTGTCCCATTGTCATGCATACGTGCATACATATTCATAAATAAACAGGATAATTTAGTCATATTCAAAACGCAAGAGAAGATATTATGTAGTATATATTTCttttcctgtttttttttatataaatcaaaTTTAGTACTTTTAACTtgctttattaataataaataaaaaaataataaattacaatagGTACCTTAAAATCTGCATCAGTCCCTAGGTGCTTGAAGGTTCCCACGATGTAAACTGCATTGACCCCGCTCACGACCATCCGCGCGTGGGTGCTGTGCCTGCGCAAATGAAATATAACATAAAATAGAtaaccatcatcatcaccataatAGGACAAGgtttaaggctatcgttgtcaacgatcccccgtcgatttcctacgtatgatattattgttctcatctctatctgccctggttcgtgcattctcggttcctagatcggtacatttgtgataaccaaatttcaaattgctgtgattggctgaatttaccatgctcttgctgcgacagtgagtttgagccactagcggaacaatgttagccggtcagaaatgattgcaattagtcaacctgtttgacgtccgtgttctgttttcgattacaaaaagaaaaaattgttgttgcaatcatcaattttagcaaatagtgaaagagagtcggccaatcagaggtcacaactaccgtcacactttctgtcacactatggcagtaggcataccgagtaatgaaaacaatttttcattctgtctaggtcgaagtagggttgccacctggctctttttgacttacaggctaccaccatcaaaaatacggggtttagatttgaagaaatttgaaaatttgaagtatttgaagaaataggtggTGGTTCTctttgaaatgcatggaaagcctatttagatatttcagtttatttgtaagttttgtattttttctctgtatgttgccgtgtcttgattggtgaactgtgt comes from Maniola jurtina chromosome 17, ilManJurt1.1, whole genome shotgun sequence and encodes:
- the LOC123873537 gene encoding 3-oxoacyl-[acyl-carrier-protein] reductase FabG-like, with product MDFTGKVVLITGASSGIGASCALHFANLSAELALVGRNVENLKSVADQCEQASGIKPLIIIADISVEENIARIINETINKYGRLDVLVNNAGITRMAGVMDDITNFDLLTATNIRGPYLLSQQAIPHLIETKGNIVNVSSIVSTVPIPTMTPYCMTKAALDMFMKCAALELACKGVRVNSVNPGPVETELFKRAGFDEESNKGLYSGMAASMPLKKCAFSEDVAKMVVFLASDHASCITGSRHEVDCGLHLGAPPSFDGK